Sequence from the Maribacter aquivivus genome:
TAATTTATTAAGTGAACTAGGCGAGGATGCCGTAGTAATATTATCAACACATATTGTAGATGATGTAATTAACTTATGTACAAATATGGCAGTATTTAATGAGGGTAGTGTAGTGGTGCAAGGTCATCCTTTAGAACTCTCTAATACATTAAATAACAAAGTATTTCGTAAAAATATTGCTAAGGAAGAAGTTGAAAAATACCAGTCAGAATATAACGTGTTATCTACTTATTTACGTAGTGGTAACCTATATATAAATGTATATGCAGAAGGCGTGCCAGGCGAAGGGTTTGAAGAAGTTGCCAATAATTTAGAGGACTTCTATTTCTATAGTATTAACCAACCTCAAACTGTTTAATATGAAAGAAATATTCTTATTTGAGCTAAAATATAGGCTTAGACGACCGGTCACTTATATCTACATATTTATCATGTTTCTAATACCTTGCTTACTTGGGGTATTCGCAGAATCTGCTACTGCAGAATTCACCAATAGCCCTAGTGCTATTGTAGGAGTCCTTGGAGGATTGAGTACTATAGCGTTGTTCTTTTATGCCGCTATAATGGGTGTGCCTGTTTATAGGGATGAGGAGCATAAAACAGCACAGACCTATTTTACTTTTCCTGTCTCTGAGAAAAGCTATATACTAGGTCGTTTTTGGGGTAGTTTTACGATTGTCACAATAATGAACATTGCAGCTATGATTGGAGCCATGTTTGGATTTGTATTAGGCGCTTTGTTAGATAGACCAGATTATGGTACCTATACCGATTTTAACTTTTGGTCTTACTTTTTCCCGTTTTTATATCTGCTAGTTTTTAATTCATTTTTTATAGGTAGTCTTTTCTTCTGTTTAATGACATTTTTTAAGAGAATGCCAATTTTATATTTAGGAGGTATTGTAATATTGATTGCTTCCATATTATCGGGGCAGTTACTATCTAGTTTAGATACCGAATGGCTTAGTGTCTATGTTGATCCTTTTGGGGAATCTGCTTATGGATATTTGACCAAATACTGGTCTGTAGACGAGTTAAATACCAACCAATTGGTTTTAACGGGTAAGTTTATGCTAAATCGTTTATTATGGTTGACTTTGGGTATATTAATATTTGTATTTACACTATTTAAATTTTCATATAAAGGATTTTTATCCTCCAAGAAAAAGAAGAATGTAAAAGAAGATAATGATCTTATAGCATCTTCAGAAACAATTAGTGTTGTTCAAGAATTTAGTGAAAAAGCGCAAAGACAAAATCTATGGTCTTTAAGTAAAATAGAATTTTTATCTATCGTTAAAGAACCTGTATTTCTTGTGTTAATTATAATAGGGGTTATAGTAGCTGGGTTTATAACCTATCAAAATAATCAATATAATGGTACGCCGTCATTACCGCTTACTAGGTTTATGGTTGCCTATGTTTCTGGTGGGATAGCTTTGTTTTCCACAATTATTCTAATTATTTATTCTGGTGAAGCAGTGCATCGTACAAGAAGTAATAAGACTTTTGAATTTTATGATGCCCTACCGGTAAGTAATACTACACTATATCTTTCAAAGATTATTTCACTTATTGGTGTTGCCGTTTTGTTGACATTAATTAACATACTGGTTGGTATAATGTATCAGACAGGTAATGGTTATTTTGATTATGAATTAGGTATGTATTTTACCTATAATTTTACATCTCTTTTTCCTTTATATGTTGCTACATTGTTATTGGCATTCTTTATTCATGTGCTAGTAAACAATAAATTTTTGGGTCATTTTATTGTAATTATAATTTATGTGGGTATACCTATTTTGGTGAGTTTAGTGTTGAAAACAAATAACCCACTTTTAGCTTTTGGAGAAACAACACCAGGTTTTATAAGTGATTTAAATGGATTTGGACATTACCTGACTGGTCAATTTTGGTTGAACTTATATTGGGTTCTTTTTACAGGTACATTGGCTGCTATTGGTAGTGTATTCTGGAGTAGAGGTTTTTATTCTTCAGCAAAAGAGCGTTTAAAATTAGCTAAAAGTAGATTTAAGGGTAAAACGATCGCTTATACCTTGTTTTTCTTATTTGCTTTTATTTCTGTAGGTGCTTATAGCTTTTACAATATAAAAGTTCTGAATCATATGGAGGATAGCGATTCTAGTGAGAAGCTTTCTGCTGATGCTGAAAAGGCATATGGTAAGTATATAGATAAGCCCCATATTCAAGTTATCGATTTAAAAGCTGATATAGATATTTATACAGATACACGTGGTGTAGATGCAAAGGGAGTGTTTACAGTTGTTAATCCTTCAGAAGCCCCAATCGATACTGTGTTAATGGAAATTAAGTTTCCTACTTATGATACTAAGATTACGAAGGTGATTTATAATGATCAAGAGTTAAAACCGTTTTTAAGTGATTCATTGTATCATCTATTCATTTACAAATTGCCAGAAGCTTTACAGCCGAAAGACACTGCTAATTTGGTTATTGAAACTAAGGCAAGAACACATGGGTTTGCTATGGATAGGGAAACTGCTGTACTTAATAATGGTTCTTTCTTTAATGATGCTATTTTTCCAAGCTTTCACTATGATATTGCTTTGACAGAAAATGGTGCTCGTGAAAAATATGGTTTAGAGAAATTAGACTTTCTTTTTCCGCCAAGAACAGATAGCATTGCTTTGAAAAAGAATTTATTTAATGAGGATAGCAATTATATGGATTTTGAAGCAACGATTAGCACATCAAAAGGGCAAACAGCTGTTGCGCCAGGTGTATTAGTTGAGACATGGGATCATGAAGATAGAAGCTATTTTAATTACAAAATGGAAGATAAATCTGATTACTTCTTCAATTTTGTTTCTGCAACTTATGATATTGAAAAAGATGTTTGGATTGCCCCTAGTGGAAAGAAAGTTGCTATTGAAGTATATCACTCTCCGAAACACAAGAAAAACTTAGCTTCATTTATAAAAGGGGTTAAAGTTTCGTTAGATTATAATTCTAAAAACTTTTATGAATATCCATATTCAGTAATCAGGATAATTGAGTTTCCGGCGCACACGACATTTGCACAATCTTTTGCGACAACTATACCTTACTCAGAAGATTTTGGCTTCGTAGCAGATTTTTCTAACGAAGGAGATTTTAATTATGCTTTCAGGGTAACAGCTCATGAAATTGCACACCAATGGTGGGGTCATATCGTTACGCCAAGTAAAACAAGAGGGGCAAATATTATTTCTGAAACTTTAGCAGAGTATGTTTCATTAATGGCTTTAAAGCATGAATATGGTGAAAATGGTATAAAAGGATTTTTAAAGCCTTCTTTAGATACCTATTTGTCTAGAAGATCATTCAGTTTTAAGCCAGAACGTTCGTTAATGGATGTTGAAACTGGTCAGCACATTTGGTACCAAAAAGGATCCATGATTATGTATGATTTGCAAGATGTCATTAGTGAAGATGTTATAAATGCCGGACTTAAAACATTCTTGCATGAATACAAATATTTTGAGAAAGGGGTATACCCAACTTCTGAAGATTTGTATAAAGCTATTTATAATGTTACTCCAGATTCTTTGAAATATAAGGTTGATGATGGTTTTAAAGAAATTGTTCTTTATGAAAATCGTGTGATGGATGCTAAAACCAAAAAGCTAGATAATGGCAAATGGGAAACTACATTCACAGTCAACTCTAAGAAAATTTATTATGATGATACGGGTAAAGAGAAATTGATTGATGATAAAAAGAACTTAGTAGATGTAGGTCTCTTTGGAGATGATATCACCGGTGACGATGGTGTTACTATCAAGAACCCGTTTTACTTTGAATTAAAGTGGCTTTCTGCGGGTGATAATACATTTACTGTCGTTACTGATGAAAAACCATTAAAAGCGGGTATTGATCCGTACAATAAATTAATTGATCGTAACTCTGATGATAATTTAGAGTCAGTAGAAGAGTAGTTTTTTCAATTTAGTTAGAAACCTGTTCGTTAATGGCAATTGTCATAAAACGGACAGGTTTTTACTTTTTTAGAATATTGATAAGCCGCTGTATTAGTTAAATAGATTGATACAGAATCTAAATCTCTATTTCGCCAACCAAATAACAAACACCATGTCCAGATATTTTTACTCTATCTCCGTGAAATTCACATTCTAATTCACCACCACGTTCAGATAGTTGTTTTGCCGATAATGTTTTCTTATTCAGTTTCGGTGACCAATATGGTGTTAGTGTAGTATGTGCAGATCCAGTTACTGGATCTTCTGGAATGCCACATTGTGGCGCAAAAAAACGAGATACAAAATCAACATCATTCCCTTTAGATGAAACAATTACTCCTCTACATTCTAATTCATTCAATAAAAAGAAATCTGGGGTAATAGCTTCAATTTCTTCCTGAGTATTATAGATAAGTAAATAGTCAGTTTTACCCTTAAATGTTTCTAAAGGTTGTTTTCCTATTGCTTTTGAAATGTTGAGTTGTTCTGGTACGGGAATTAAATCATCCGTTGGGAAGTCCATGGTTAATAGTCCCTCGTTATTTTTTTGAACTAATAACTCTCCACTTCTTGGAGAAATAAACCGAAGCATATTTTCTGTGAAACCGTAGTAGTTAAAGATAACATAGGCGGTTGCCAGGGTTGCATGACCACATAGGTCAACTTCAATTTCTGGTGTAAACCAACGCAATTCATAATAGTCATTTTTATTGACAGCAAAAGCGGTTTCAGCTAAGTTGTTTTCTGCAGCTATTGTTTGCATTAATTCAGTATCTAACCAGCTGTCAAGAATACAGACTGCTGCCGGATTTCCACCGTACAATTTAGTTGTAAATGCGTCTATTTGATATATTTTCTGTTTCATGGAATATAGATTTACTCGATAATCGAGTTTTAATGCTTCTAGGCTTGCCTATAAAAATACAGTTATTCTAAAACGAATGCATATTGAATCGAGCGATTGCTCTGAGGTACGTTATTCTAATCCGAATTTACGACTTATCTCATCGGCTTTTTGAATCCACTTTTTAGGAGCATCAAATCGGTAGCCTACATAAAACTCAAGAAAGCTTATGGAGTCATCTAAAATGAAATTCTCATCTGAAGTGTGACTCAATAGTTGCGTATTAATATTTACACCACTAAAGAAATTTTCAGAATTATAACCTCCTGTCATTCTAAAAATTAGTTGGGCCAAACCATTAAATGAGGTGTCTCCATCTGTGCTAGAGTAGTTAAAACCTAATCCGCCAGTTGCACCAGCAGAAACGAGATAATTTTCATCGAAAATCCAGTTGTAATAATACCCAGGACCAATAGCAACCTTCAAAGATTTCTCCAATTGATTATCGATAATAGGGTCTTCTAACTTAAACTTTGTGTAGTAGTACGATATGCTAGGAATAAAACTGCCGACACTTTGTTTTTGCCATTCATTCTGAAATCCGATAGCACGAAAAGAAAAATCTGGGTTAAAAATATAACTAGATGTTCCTCCAATCTTAAAGGTTTTTAAATCATCTATGGGTAAGGTTAAATCTGCAGTTCTAACAAAGAATCCTTTTTGCTTATAGATATCTAAGGTCTGCATGTATTGACCAAAAAACGTGCGTATGTTGAAAGTGATTAATTTAGAATCGCCGTTGTCTTTATTCTCAGATAGAAAGTTAGGTGCATAGCCAAAATCAACTTCTAGAAAACGAAATAGAACCGATAACCCTAGATAGCTTTTGTCATTGGGTATAAACTCAGTTTTAGCGCGTGTTATCTTGTCTCTAAGCGTAAAATTATTAGAAGTGGTCTGTAAAGACAACCTCACGGTAACTTTATCAGGAAAGGCTTCTTTGTAGTGCGAGTTTTGTGCAATAGATACTTGCATAAAACATAGCATACTCCAGAATAGAATAAATCTTACACCCATTCCTTCGGTTTCATCAATACGTCAATCAAACGTTCTTCTTCGCTACCCTTTTCCGGTTGATGGTCATAGCGCCATTGCACATGTGGGGGAAGACTCATTAATATACTTTCAATTCTACCGTTTGTTTTTAAACCAAACAAAGTACCCTTGTCATGAACTAGGTTAAACTCTACATATCTTCCTCTTCTAATCTCTTGCCAATCCTTTTGTTCTTTGGTGTATTCAAGATTCTTTCTTTTTATAACGATTGGTACATAGCAACTTAAAAAACTGTTGCCCACCTCTGTGACGAAGTTGTACCAGTCTTGCATATCCATTTCTGGTGTTGCTTTACAATAGTCAAAAAATAACCCCCCCAGTCCACGTGCTTCATTTCTATGGGTATTCCAAAAATACTCGTCGCAGCGTTTTTTATAGGTGTCGTAGAATGTAGGATTATGTTTGTCGCAAGCTGTTTTGCATACTTGGTGAAAATGAACGGCATCTTCGTCAAATAGGTAATAGGGTGTCAAGTCTTGACCACCGCCAAACCATTGATCTACAATTTCGCCGTCTTTACCATACATTTCAAAATAACGCCAATTGGCATGAACCGTTGGTACCATTGGGTTCTTTGGGTGTAATACTAAACTTAATCCGCAGGCAAAAAAATTAGCATCTTCTACTCCAAAATATGCCTTCATACTATCCGGAAGCTCGCCATGTACTCCTGATATATTTACACCACCTTTTTCAAAAACAGCTCCGTTTTCAATTACACGTGTTCGACCGCCACCACCTTCTGGGCGTACCCAAATGTCTTCTTTAAAAGTGGCTGTACCGTCTACTTCTTCTAATTTTGAAGTAATGGTATCTTGAAGTTGTTCTATGTAGTCGTAAAATTTATCTTTCATTCTGTAAAACATAAAGTTCCATATCTAACGGTTCTTCGTTAGGTGGGGTGTGTTCTTTTAATAGTGTCTCTTTCCAAAGATAACCACAATTTTCTGCTACCTTAATGCTGCCAAGATTAGATTTATGTGCAATAATTCTAAGTCGCTGTAAATGCTGCTCGTTAAATCCCCATTCTGAAATTGTTTTAACAGCTTGTGTGGCAAACCCTTTATTGTTGTGGTCGTATGATATGCAATAAGCGATTTCTGCTTCTTTAGCTGCTCGTCTAAGTTCTTTTAAATAAACTAGCCCTATAATTTTTCTATTTTCTGGTTCTTTAAGTGTGAATAAATACTCTTTGCCAGATAGAAAATCTGATACCTTTTCAAGAACGAAAATATTGGATAATGTCGGATTAAGATTTGCAGCAACCGTTTTAGGAAAGTATCTTTTTATGTGGTCTGCATTGGCAGATATAAAATCGCACAAACGCCATGCATCTCTATCTGAAATCGGATTAATTTCGAAATCTGGTAGTTGAAATGAATTCATTATGCGATTATTATATCGGCTACTTTAATTCTTTTTGAGCCTCTTAATTTTAGGCTTGCTTGTATTCTTTTACAGCATCAATAAACGCCTTGGCATTTTCAACAGGAACATTTGGTAGAATACCGTGACCTAAATTAACTACGTAGCTATCTTTGCCAAATTCATTGATCATTTGGTGTACCATCTTCTTAATTTCAGAAGGTGGAGACAATAAGCGAGATGGATCAAAATTACCTTGTAGCGTAATTTTACCACCACTTAAATAACGTGCATTTCTTGCAGAACATGTCCAGTCTACTCCTAATGCCGCAGCACCTGATTTTGCCATATCACCTAAAGCAAACCAACATCCTTTTCCAAAAACAATAACCGGAGCTTCATCTTTTAAAGCATCGATAATTTGTTGAATGTATTGCCATGAGAATTCTTGATAATCGGTTGGCGATAACATGCCGCCCCAAGAATCAAATACTTGTACCGCATCTACACCTGCAGCAACCTTAGCTTTTAAATATGCAATGGTGGTATCTGTAATTTTCTGAAGTAATTCGTGAGCAACAACTGGTTGTGTAAAGCATAACTCTTTAGCTTTATCAAACGTTTTGCTTCCTTGACCTTGCACACAGTAGCATAAAATTGTCCAAGGGGAACCTGCAAAACCGATTAACGGAACTTCATCGTTCAATTTTTCTTTAGTTGCTTTTATGGCTTCCATTACGTAACCTAATGTTTCGTGAACATCTGGTACAATAACGCTGTCTAAATCTTTTTGATTACGAATAGGGTTCGGTAAATACGGACCAAAATTCGGCTTCATCTCCACGTGAATATTCATTGCTTGCGGTATCACCAATATATCACTGAATAATATAGCGGCGTCCATACCATATCTACGAATAGGTTGAACCGTAATTTCTGATGCTAATTCTGGAGTCTGACATCTGGTAAAGAAGTCATATTTTTCTTTGATAGCCATGAATTCAGGTAAATATCTACCTGCTTGACGCATCATCCACACTGGTGGTCTTTCTACCGTTTCACCCTTTAAGGCTTTTAGAAATAAGTCGTTTTTTAAGCTCATATTCTTGTAATAGCTTTTAGCTGCTAGCCCTTGGCTTTTAGCTATTTTTTATTTTACTAATTAGACTATTAATCATTTTAGATTCTATTGAAATCAATTCAAAAATTGACTTCAAGTCTCCGCTATCTAAAAATTTCAATTCTTCTGATATTATTAATTGAGTTTCTACTTCAAAAAGAGAACCTAGTGCAATCTCTAAAAATCGTTTAAATTCAACTTCACTATTTCGGCTGCATCCTTCTGCAATATTTGAAGGAACTGAAACAGCAGCTCTTGAAAGTTGACTTTTAAGTCCGAATTTTTCTTCGCTTGGCAACTTTTGCACTAAACTATAAACATGCTTAACTATGGTGATTCCATTTTTCCATATTTCAAGCTTTTTAAAGTCTCTCATAATTTATTAAAAAAGCCAAAGTCTAGAAGCCAACAGCTAAAAGCTAATCTAGATAGTCACTGTTCACCAGTTCAATAACACTTTCTACAGTAGGTATTTTGGCAACTTTAACTTCTTTGAAATGTTCTCTTGCTACTTTTGCAGTGGTTTCACCAATACAATATGCTACTCTGTCTGTAGAATTCTCTTTTAAATAGCTTTCTACGTTCGACGGACTAAAAAACATAATCCCTTTTGCGCTTGCAGGTATTGCTTTACCAGAAAGTTTGGTTCTGTAAGCTTCTATCGCGTTTACCTCAATATTGTTTTCTTCTAAAATACTTGGTAGTTCTTCTAAACTTAGATTGCCATGAAAATAAGTGACTTCAGTACCATCTATAAATTCTACTAAATGCTTCGCTAAATCTTTTGCATTATTTTCATAATGTGTTACTTTACCGAAAGTATTTTTAATTAATCTACGTGTTTTTCTTCCAACACAATAGATGTTTTCAAAATCTAATTCAGCAACATCTCTACTTGCTAATACTGCTTCTACCGCATTTTTACTGGTGAAAACAACATTTTTATGTGGCTGTTTCAAGATAATAGGAGAAATACGATTCGGATTAATTTTTATAAAATCATCTGAATCGGCATTAACCGATATGTTTAATAGTAACTGTTGTGGCGGAGTCAATTTCTTGGTAGAAAATATATTGACATCTAAGCCGGCATTTGCCAGTTCGGTCATTAATCGTTTACCTCCTCTGGCTAAAATACTTTTAGCACAGTCGATACCTAAATTTTGATGCTTACCAAGTGGCGCGGTTAATTCTGCTTCCAGTTTTTTACTTCCGTCAACATTTAATAGAACACCTTTTAGGGTAACAATATTTTCTTTGTTGATATATGATAATGCTCCTATTGGTGCACTACAACCACCTTCTAATTCTCTGAGAAATTCTCTTTCAAGAGTAACACAGGTATCCGTTTCTTCGTGATTTAGTTGTGCGCAGGCCTCAAGAACTTCTTCATCACCTTCCATGGCAACTACCATAATAGCGCCTTGTGCAGGGGCTGGTAACATCCAGGTAAGTCCGATTGTGTTTTCTGGTTCCAAACCGATACGTTCTAGACCTACAGCGGCGAAAATTGCACCGTTCCAATCATTTTCGTACAGTTTTTCTAAGCGTCTATTTACATTTCCTCTTAAATCAACAACCGTATGTGTTGGGTATCTATTTAACCATTGCGCTTGTCTGCGTAAGCTACCAGTGGCAATAACGGCATCACGAGAACCTAAAAATTCCTCATTATCATTAAATGCCATAATGTCCATGTAATTACCGCGTTTTAAAACTGCAGCTTTTACAATACCCTCTGGCAAGGCAGTAGGTACATCTTTCATAGAATGTACGGCAATATCAATATCACCATTGATCATGGCAACATCTAATGTTTTGGTAAACACTCCCGTAATTCCTAATTCATATAAGGGTTTATCTAAAATTAAGTCTCCCGTAGATTTTACAGGAACTAATTTTACTTTATGACCTAATGCTTGAAGTTGACTTTTAACGGTTTTCGCTTGCCATAGCGCTAATTCGCTATCGCGTGTTCCTAATCGTATTACTTTACTCATTGTTCGTCCAATTCTAATTGAAATACTTTTTGGATAAATTCTAAACTTGAATTGGAATCTACCGAGTCATCTTTAAGATGATTTGCAAATTGCTTGGTTATTTTTTGAATGATACGATTTGTAACCACATCTGCTTGGTGCGAATTAAAATCGACCGTTTTTTTGGATTGGTAGTCAAGCTCCTCATCCTTTATAGTCTTCAATTTCTTTTTTAAAGCTTTAATAACAGGAGCAAATTTTCTAGTTTCTAACCATTGGTTAAAATCATTCTTAACTTCTTCGTTTATTGCTTCTGCCTCAGGAATAAATTGTTTTCTACGCTCTAAAGTTTCATCGGTCATTTGAGATAAATGATCTAAATGAATTACCGTAACATTTTCCATATCTGAAATAGAATCATCAACGTTCTTTGGAACGGAAAGGTCTAATATCAGTAATGGTTTGTTTGTATAGATTAATTCTTTGGTAATGGTAGGTTTTTGTGCACCTGTTGCAACTACCAAAATATCTGAAGTTCTTATTTCTGATTGTAAATCGCCATAATCTTTCACCTTAAGGTTGAACTTGCCTGCAATTTGCTCAGCTTTATCTTTAGTTCTATTGATTAGGGTGATATGCGGATTTTTAGTGTGCTTTATTAAATTCTCACACGTGTTACGACCAATTTTCCCAGTTCCGAATAAAAGAATATTCTTGTCGGTAACATTTTCAACATTACGCATAATGTATTGTACAGATGCGAATGCTACAGATGTTGCGCCAGATGAAATTTCAGTTTCATTCTTAATACGCTTGCTTGCTTGTATTATGCTATTGCAAAGTCTTTCGATAAACGGATTGGCAATACCCAATTCTTTTGAACGCTTAAAACTTTGTTTTAGTTGACTGATGATTTCAAAATCGCCAAGTATTTGACTATCTAATCCTGTACCTACTCGGAACAGGTGATTAATAGCTTCTTTATTTTTATACACATATGCCACCTCTTGAAAAGCCTCAACGGTTCCGTTAGAGTGGTCGCATAATAATTTTATTAGTTGAAATGGATGTTGCGCAAAGCCATGTAACTCTGTACGGTTACATGTTGATGTTGCCAATAACCCATCAATGCCCTGTTCTTTAGCTTGTGTTAAAAGTGACTTTACAGCCACTTCGTCTAAACTAAATTTACCACGAGCCTCAGCATCAGCCTTTTTGTAGTTAAGACCAATGGTATAAAAAGAGTTATGTTTAGAAATGTGATAGTCTTTCATAAAGCGGATACAAAAATATGGGCATCCACTCAATAAAAACAACGCTAGCGGTACAATTAATGTCGCCTGCCGAATTTTTAGTCAAAATATGATAAATATCAGTTTATTAGCTATAATTTTATGATGGTTTCAACGAATAAGGACTATTTTATTTAGATGCTTTCTAAATAGATATAAAATATATTTAAGAAAATGGAGGTAAAAAGTAACGCTCAAGGGTCATACGATGAAGTTTTAATTGAAGACGGATTTTACGTACTCAAATTTCAGAATGAAGAAGATACTGAGTTGCAGTACACCCGTGAAATCAATAAACGATTTATACAGATTCATTTTTGTTTAAAGGGTAGTGGTAGCTATAATTTTAATCAAGGTAATTATAGTTTAGATGTCAAAGAAGAGAATTCTTTGTTGCTGTATAACACACAGTTAGACTTGCCTTTGAATTTAAGTCTTAGTCCAAAATCATCACTGGTTTCTGTGGTAATGACCTTGCGAAAGTTTCATTCTTTATTCACTGCAGAGGCAGATTATATTCCGTTTTTAAGTTCAGATAATAAAGAAAAGAAGTACTATTCTCAAGAACCATTTTCACCTTCGATAGCAGTTATTTTGAGTCAGATCGTGA
This genomic interval carries:
- a CDS encoding four helix bundle protein — translated: MRDFKKLEIWKNGITIVKHVYSLVQKLPSEEKFGLKSQLSRAAVSVPSNIAEGCSRNSEVEFKRFLEIALGSLFEVETQLIISEELKFLDSGDLKSIFELISIESKMINSLISKIKNS
- a CDS encoding PhzF family phenazine biosynthesis protein, with protein sequence MKQKIYQIDAFTTKLYGGNPAAVCILDSWLDTELMQTIAAENNLAETAFAVNKNDYYELRWFTPEIEVDLCGHATLATAYVIFNYYGFTENMLRFISPRSGELLVQKNNEGLLTMDFPTDDLIPVPEQLNISKAIGKQPLETFKGKTDYLLIYNTQEEIEAITPDFFLLNELECRGVIVSSKGNDVDFVSRFFAPQCGIPEDPVTGSAHTTLTPYWSPKLNKKTLSAKQLSERGGELECEFHGDRVKISGHGVCYLVGEIEI
- a CDS encoding ABC transporter permease/M1 family aminopeptidase gives rise to the protein MKEIFLFELKYRLRRPVTYIYIFIMFLIPCLLGVFAESATAEFTNSPSAIVGVLGGLSTIALFFYAAIMGVPVYRDEEHKTAQTYFTFPVSEKSYILGRFWGSFTIVTIMNIAAMIGAMFGFVLGALLDRPDYGTYTDFNFWSYFFPFLYLLVFNSFFIGSLFFCLMTFFKRMPILYLGGIVILIASILSGQLLSSLDTEWLSVYVDPFGESAYGYLTKYWSVDELNTNQLVLTGKFMLNRLLWLTLGILIFVFTLFKFSYKGFLSSKKKKNVKEDNDLIASSETISVVQEFSEKAQRQNLWSLSKIEFLSIVKEPVFLVLIIIGVIVAGFITYQNNQYNGTPSLPLTRFMVAYVSGGIALFSTIILIIYSGEAVHRTRSNKTFEFYDALPVSNTTLYLSKIISLIGVAVLLTLINILVGIMYQTGNGYFDYELGMYFTYNFTSLFPLYVATLLLAFFIHVLVNNKFLGHFIVIIIYVGIPILVSLVLKTNNPLLAFGETTPGFISDLNGFGHYLTGQFWLNLYWVLFTGTLAAIGSVFWSRGFYSSAKERLKLAKSRFKGKTIAYTLFFLFAFISVGAYSFYNIKVLNHMEDSDSSEKLSADAEKAYGKYIDKPHIQVIDLKADIDIYTDTRGVDAKGVFTVVNPSEAPIDTVLMEIKFPTYDTKITKVIYNDQELKPFLSDSLYHLFIYKLPEALQPKDTANLVIETKARTHGFAMDRETAVLNNGSFFNDAIFPSFHYDIALTENGAREKYGLEKLDFLFPPRTDSIALKKNLFNEDSNYMDFEATISTSKGQTAVAPGVLVETWDHEDRSYFNYKMEDKSDYFFNFVSATYDIEKDVWIAPSGKKVAIEVYHSPKHKKNLASFIKGVKVSLDYNSKNFYEYPYSVIRIIEFPAHTTFAQSFATTIPYSEDFGFVADFSNEGDFNYAFRVTAHEIAHQWWGHIVTPSKTRGANIISETLAEYVSLMALKHEYGENGIKGFLKPSLDTYLSRRSFSFKPERSLMDVETGQHIWYQKGSMIMYDLQDVISEDVINAGLKTFLHEYKYFEKGVYPTSEDLYKAIYNVTPDSLKYKVDDGFKEIVLYENRVMDAKTKKLDNGKWETTFTVNSKKIYYDDTGKEKLIDDKKNLVDVGLFGDDITGDDGVTIKNPFYFELKWLSAGDNTFTVVTDEKPLKAGIDPYNKLIDRNSDDNLESVEE
- the hemF gene encoding oxygen-dependent coproporphyrinogen oxidase, giving the protein MKDKFYDYIEQLQDTITSKLEEVDGTATFKEDIWVRPEGGGGRTRVIENGAVFEKGGVNISGVHGELPDSMKAYFGVEDANFFACGLSLVLHPKNPMVPTVHANWRYFEMYGKDGEIVDQWFGGGQDLTPYYLFDEDAVHFHQVCKTACDKHNPTFYDTYKKRCDEYFWNTHRNEARGLGGLFFDYCKATPEMDMQDWYNFVTEVGNSFLSCYVPIVIKRKNLEYTKEQKDWQEIRRGRYVEFNLVHDKGTLFGLKTNGRIESILMSLPPHVQWRYDHQPEKGSEEERLIDVLMKPKEWV
- a CDS encoding GNAT family N-acetyltransferase translates to MNSFQLPDFEINPISDRDAWRLCDFISANADHIKRYFPKTVAANLNPTLSNIFVLEKVSDFLSGKEYLFTLKEPENRKIIGLVYLKELRRAAKEAEIAYCISYDHNNKGFATQAVKTISEWGFNEQHLQRLRIIAHKSNLGSIKVAENCGYLWKETLLKEHTPPNEEPLDMELYVLQNER
- a CDS encoding DUF4421 family protein, producing the protein MGVRFILFWSMLCFMQVSIAQNSHYKEAFPDKVTVRLSLQTTSNNFTLRDKITRAKTEFIPNDKSYLGLSVLFRFLEVDFGYAPNFLSENKDNGDSKLITFNIRTFFGQYMQTLDIYKQKGFFVRTADLTLPIDDLKTFKIGGTSSYIFNPDFSFRAIGFQNEWQKQSVGSFIPSISYYYTKFKLEDPIIDNQLEKSLKVAIGPGYYYNWIFDENYLVSAGATGGLGFNYSSTDGDTSFNGLAQLIFRMTGGYNSENFFSGVNINTQLLSHTSDENFILDDSISFLEFYVGYRFDAPKKWIQKADEISRKFGLE
- the hemE gene encoding uroporphyrinogen decarboxylase, which gives rise to MSLKNDLFLKALKGETVERPPVWMMRQAGRYLPEFMAIKEKYDFFTRCQTPELASEITVQPIRRYGMDAAILFSDILVIPQAMNIHVEMKPNFGPYLPNPIRNQKDLDSVIVPDVHETLGYVMEAIKATKEKLNDEVPLIGFAGSPWTILCYCVQGQGSKTFDKAKELCFTQPVVAHELLQKITDTTIAYLKAKVAAGVDAVQVFDSWGGMLSPTDYQEFSWQYIQQIIDALKDEAPVIVFGKGCWFALGDMAKSGAAALGVDWTCSARNARYLSGGKITLQGNFDPSRLLSPPSEIKKMVHQMINEFGKDSYVVNLGHGILPNVPVENAKAFIDAVKEYKQA